In one Paramormyrops kingsleyae isolate MSU_618 chromosome 18, PKINGS_0.4, whole genome shotgun sequence genomic region, the following are encoded:
- the styxl1 gene encoding serine/threonine/tyrosine-interacting-like protein 1 isoform X2 produces MDGEIDILAELNYLCLIDARSKEEYNESHIITARKAKLDTEGKFLIPADVEIECMRYCVVYDSSTSFLLGSGPAMECAEVLAKSCFCPVWILKGGYEGFSALYPFMRTQKILYTILELESLMSYPVEVLPGQLYMGDYRQATSLQIHKDLKLSAIVNVSEEMSDIFETCDCTVLHIPAADSAKADLIGSFERVCLFIGSYLNAGSSVLICSSRGISRCSAVVMAFLLHHMKFTLKEAWALVLRCKTNMRPNRGFVQQLSDWELCTLGVRKTSIAEPYY; encoded by the exons ATGGATGGGGAAATAGACAT ACTTGCAGAGCTCAACTATCTTTGCTTAATTG ATGCTCGTTCAAAAGAGGAATACAATGAAAGCCATATCATCACTGCCAGAAAGGCAAAACTG GACACCGAGGGCAAGTTTTTAATTCCTGCTGATGTGGAGATTGAGTGTATGAGATATTGTGTTGTCTATGACAGCAGCACTAGTTTTCTGCTCGGTTCAG GTCCAGCTATGGAGTGTGCCGAAGTTCTGGCAAAATCGTGCTTCTGTCCCGTCTGGATTCTGAAGGGGGGGTATGAGGGGTTTTCAGCACTTTACCCTTTCATGAGAACACAGAAGATCTTATACACTATACTG GAACTAGAGAGCCTTATGTCGTACCCTGTGGAAGTTCTCCCAGGTCAGCTGTACATGGGAGATTACAGGCAGGCTACCAGTCTGCAAATCCATAAAGATCTCAAACTGAGTGCCATTGTCAACGTCTCGGAAGAGATGAGCGACAT ATTTGAAACATGCGACTGCACAGTGCTACACATTCCTGCCGCGGATTCTGCAAAAGCTGATCTCATTGGCTCTTTTGAGAGGGTGTGTCTGTTTATCG GCTCCTATCTCAATGCTGGCTCATCAGTGTTGATATGTTCGAGTCGCGGTATAAGCCGCTGCAGTGCTGTAGTGATGGCCTTCCTTCTGCACCACATGAAATTCACACTGAAG GAGGCCTGGGCACTCGTGCTAAGATGCAAAACCAACATGAGACCAAACCGGGGGTTTGTGCAGCAGCTGTCTGACTGGGAGCTCTGCACACTTGGAGTGAGGAAAACCAGCATCGCAGAGCCATACTACTGA
- the styxl1 gene encoding serine/threonine/tyrosine-interacting-like protein 1 isoform X1 — MAQIILCDSTEVYNILNQYFSVSRLAELNYLCLIDARSKEEYNESHIITARKAKLDTEGKFLIPADVEIECMRYCVVYDSSTSFLLGSGPAMECAEVLAKSCFCPVWILKGGYEGFSALYPFMRTQKILYTILELESLMSYPVEVLPGQLYMGDYRQATSLQIHKDLKLSAIVNVSEEMSDIFETCDCTVLHIPAADSAKADLIGSFERVCLFIGSYLNAGSSVLICSSRGISRCSAVVMAFLLHHMKFTLKEAWALVLRCKTNMRPNRGFVQQLSDWELCTLGVRKTSIAEPYY; from the exons ATGGCTCAAATAATTCTTTGCGATTCAACCGAAGTTTACAACATACTGAATCAATATTTCTCTGTGTCTAGACTTGCAGAGCTCAACTATCTTTGCTTAATTG ATGCTCGTTCAAAAGAGGAATACAATGAAAGCCATATCATCACTGCCAGAAAGGCAAAACTG GACACCGAGGGCAAGTTTTTAATTCCTGCTGATGTGGAGATTGAGTGTATGAGATATTGTGTTGTCTATGACAGCAGCACTAGTTTTCTGCTCGGTTCAG GTCCAGCTATGGAGTGTGCCGAAGTTCTGGCAAAATCGTGCTTCTGTCCCGTCTGGATTCTGAAGGGGGGGTATGAGGGGTTTTCAGCACTTTACCCTTTCATGAGAACACAGAAGATCTTATACACTATACTG GAACTAGAGAGCCTTATGTCGTACCCTGTGGAAGTTCTCCCAGGTCAGCTGTACATGGGAGATTACAGGCAGGCTACCAGTCTGCAAATCCATAAAGATCTCAAACTGAGTGCCATTGTCAACGTCTCGGAAGAGATGAGCGACAT ATTTGAAACATGCGACTGCACAGTGCTACACATTCCTGCCGCGGATTCTGCAAAAGCTGATCTCATTGGCTCTTTTGAGAGGGTGTGTCTGTTTATCG GCTCCTATCTCAATGCTGGCTCATCAGTGTTGATATGTTCGAGTCGCGGTATAAGCCGCTGCAGTGCTGTAGTGATGGCCTTCCTTCTGCACCACATGAAATTCACACTGAAG GAGGCCTGGGCACTCGTGCTAAGATGCAAAACCAACATGAGACCAAACCGGGGGTTTGTGCAGCAGCTGTCTGACTGGGAGCTCTGCACACTTGGAGTGAGGAAAACCAGCATCGCAGAGCCATACTACTGA
- the styxl1 gene encoding serine/threonine/tyrosine-interacting-like protein 1 isoform X3 — translation MRYCVVYDSSTSFLLGSGPAMECAEVLAKSCFCPVWILKGGYEGFSALYPFMRTQKILYTILELESLMSYPVEVLPGQLYMGDYRQATSLQIHKDLKLSAIVNVSEEMSDIFETCDCTVLHIPAADSAKADLIGSFERVCLFIGSYLNAGSSVLICSSRGISRCSAVVMAFLLHHMKFTLKEAWALVLRCKTNMRPNRGFVQQLSDWELCTLGVRKTSIAEPYY, via the exons ATGAGATATTGTGTTGTCTATGACAGCAGCACTAGTTTTCTGCTCGGTTCAG GTCCAGCTATGGAGTGTGCCGAAGTTCTGGCAAAATCGTGCTTCTGTCCCGTCTGGATTCTGAAGGGGGGGTATGAGGGGTTTTCAGCACTTTACCCTTTCATGAGAACACAGAAGATCTTATACACTATACTG GAACTAGAGAGCCTTATGTCGTACCCTGTGGAAGTTCTCCCAGGTCAGCTGTACATGGGAGATTACAGGCAGGCTACCAGTCTGCAAATCCATAAAGATCTCAAACTGAGTGCCATTGTCAACGTCTCGGAAGAGATGAGCGACAT ATTTGAAACATGCGACTGCACAGTGCTACACATTCCTGCCGCGGATTCTGCAAAAGCTGATCTCATTGGCTCTTTTGAGAGGGTGTGTCTGTTTATCG GCTCCTATCTCAATGCTGGCTCATCAGTGTTGATATGTTCGAGTCGCGGTATAAGCCGCTGCAGTGCTGTAGTGATGGCCTTCCTTCTGCACCACATGAAATTCACACTGAAG GAGGCCTGGGCACTCGTGCTAAGATGCAAAACCAACATGAGACCAAACCGGGGGTTTGTGCAGCAGCTGTCTGACTGGGAGCTCTGCACACTTGGAGTGAGGAAAACCAGCATCGCAGAGCCATACTACTGA
- the prr11 gene encoding uncharacterized protein prr11, translating to MRKRRDTSRRWALKTSRKTRLQHPEAATTDPSSGSALSPAEPSILVDVSVNARRPWLPRLGVNLLLKLVGRICHGWRFSIVQVCAGVLIKLLSWRDHTRQLETLRGQVEELQKEMIFLRGAVQPISGADPACCCSRAGSAVDSVPAPIPLAPPPPPPPPPPLLPPPDAVPQRPVIIVTKKASSASSPKANVRLSAVTLKDLQSIKLRKVANAVVAANRLSSETSRAPLITVADLQKVHLRRPHCNFALKPHLGVSRSPNKSPVNLLKQLKKVQINRSPGGTPMTDKENQECGTGLTPVMTQALRRKFQIAIPRSPSPKLKKTFDEQN from the exons ATGAGGAAGCGGAGGGACACAAGCAGGCGCTGGGCTCTGAAAACCAGCCGCAAAACGAGGCTGCAACACCCCGAGGCAGCAACAACCGATCC CTCCAGTGGTTCTGCCCTTTCTCCAGCTGAGCCGAGCATCTTGGTAGACGTCTCGGTAAATGCGAGGAGGCCCTGGCTTCCACGACTGGGCGTTAACCTGCTGCTGAAGCTCGTGGGCAGAATTTGCCACGGCTGGAGGTTCAGCATTGTACAG GTGTGTGCTGGCGTGCTGATCAAGCTGCTTTCCTGGCGGGACCACACGCGGCAGTTGGAGACGCTCCGCGGGCAGGTGGAGGAGCTGCAGAAAGAGATGATTTTCCTGCGTGGCGCCGTACAG cCAATCAGTGGGGCTGATCCAGCCTGCTGCTGTTCCAGGGCGGGGTCCGCTGTGGATTCTGTTCCCGCCCCCATTCCGcttgccccgccccctcctccaccacctccacCCCCTCTACTACCCCCACCTGATGCGGTCCCTCAGAGACCTGTCATCATTGTCACAAAGAAAGCGTCATCTGCATCCTCCCCG AAGGCGAATGTGCGTCTGTCCGCAGTGACTTTGAAGGACCTTCAGAGCATAAAGCTCCGGAAAGTGGCCAACGCTGTCGTTGCAGCCAACAGA TTGTCCTCGGAGACAAGCCGGGCCCCTCTGATCACTGTGGCTGACCTGCAAAAAGTGCACCTCCGCCGCCCCCACTGCAACTTCGCGCTCAAGCCGCACCTGGGCGTGAGCAG ATCACCTAATAAAAGTCCGGTGAATTTGCTCAAGCAGCTGAAAAAAGTTCAGATCAACAG GAGCCCTGGAGGAACACCAATGACCGACAAAGAGAACCAGGAGTGTGGCACCGGTCTGACCCCTGTCATGACCCAGGCTCTGCGACGCAAGTTTCAG ATTGCAATACCCAGAAGCCCTTCTCCAAAACTCAAGAAGACCTTTGATGAACAAAACTGA